Proteins encoded by one window of Tunturibacter psychrotolerans:
- a CDS encoding YybH family protein encodes MHRVTLSSILFCIIVSAPLIAQSDAGAGPAAAIGYGAFAQNPGVISNPLSQPTLTPGTLLLLELEGRFSQAVTEGGGKAFSSWFADDGVTLNNGKPAILGRTAIAAQAQWDPKTYQLSWVPQGAQMGPSNDMGFTWGHYEGRSKDKNGEPVVISGRYFTVWKKLPNGAWKVALDASADEPAATGECCVLPKP; translated from the coding sequence ATGCATCGCGTGACTCTGAGCAGCATCTTGTTCTGCATTATCGTCTCCGCTCCACTGATCGCGCAAAGCGATGCTGGAGCAGGCCCCGCTGCAGCAATCGGCTACGGCGCCTTCGCACAGAACCCCGGAGTCATCTCCAATCCTCTGTCCCAGCCAACACTTACACCCGGTACCCTGCTCTTGCTGGAACTGGAGGGGCGTTTTTCACAAGCAGTCACAGAAGGTGGCGGTAAAGCCTTCAGCAGTTGGTTTGCGGACGACGGAGTTACACTCAATAATGGAAAGCCCGCGATTCTTGGTCGAACCGCTATCGCCGCACAGGCCCAGTGGGATCCGAAAACCTATCAACTAAGTTGGGTTCCGCAAGGCGCTCAAATGGGTCCATCGAACGACATGGGATTTACCTGGGGTCACTATGAAGGTCGCAGTAAAGACAAAAACGGAGAGCCCGTGGTGATCTCAGGCCGCTACTTTACCGTTTGGAAAAAACTACCCAACGGCGCTTGGAAGGTCGCCCTGGATGCGAGTGCGGATGAACCGGCCGCGACAGGGGAGTGTTGTGTGCTTCCGAAGCCGTAA
- a CDS encoding dolichyl-phosphate beta-glucosyltransferase — MAHPELSIVIPAYNESARIERALDRVLSCVAEQGWDAEVLVVDDGSTDDTAAIVQRWMTKYPRLHLVKNPGNRGKGYSVRNGLLQAAGEIVMFTDADLSAPMEEAERLIAALNDGADVAIGSRWMDRTRQTIHQPLYRQFFGRCFNWVTRTVMGLPFKDTQCGFKAFKRSAAQVIFRLQTIERWGFDPEILFIARKLKYVVREVPVTWGHDERSRMSYLRDGIKMLEDMARIRGNFVAGRYDKAIAAMKDTSSMVTPPVEKVVKVSSVEAR; from the coding sequence ATGGCACATCCAGAATTAAGTATTGTGATTCCGGCGTACAACGAGAGCGCTCGGATCGAACGAGCGTTGGATCGGGTCTTGTCATGTGTCGCGGAGCAGGGCTGGGATGCAGAGGTGCTGGTCGTCGACGATGGCTCAACCGACGACACGGCCGCAATCGTGCAGCGTTGGATGACCAAATATCCGCGTCTTCACCTCGTGAAGAATCCAGGTAATCGCGGCAAGGGTTACTCCGTCCGCAACGGCCTTCTGCAGGCCGCAGGCGAGATTGTCATGTTCACGGATGCCGACCTCTCGGCCCCGATGGAAGAAGCTGAGCGTCTCATCGCCGCCCTGAACGACGGGGCAGATGTGGCAATCGGCTCACGCTGGATGGACCGAACCCGCCAGACGATCCACCAGCCGCTCTACCGTCAGTTCTTCGGTCGCTGTTTCAACTGGGTCACCCGAACTGTGATGGGCTTGCCATTCAAAGACACTCAGTGCGGATTCAAGGCCTTCAAACGATCTGCGGCTCAAGTGATTTTTCGCCTGCAAACCATCGAACGCTGGGGCTTCGATCCTGAGATCTTGTTTATCGCCCGCAAGCTAAAGTACGTCGTTCGCGAGGTGCCCGTCACCTGGGGACACGACGAACGTAGCCGTATGAGTTACCTGAGGGACGGCATCAAGATGCTCGAAGATATGGCCCGCATTCGTGGCAACTTCGTCGCCGGACGCTACGACAAGGCCATTGCAGCTATGAAGGATACCAGCAGCATGGTCACACCTCCGGTAGAGAAAGTCGTCAAGGTGAGCAGCGTCGAAGCCCGTTAA
- a CDS encoding PAS domain S-box protein — MNALLVKDEALRIEALNQYEVLNSAPDPILDDLTSLAAQICDTPVAAVSLIGSDRIWLRSRFGIDSLDVSLGSLPCETTILGDTVYEISDARNDPDYAPDGIVLEGRPYRFYAGAPLTTPGGVSIGALLVLDRHARTLTPAQSSALSVLSRQVITRLELNGRIRQMDRAARSRQRVESALTVERNFVSAVLDTVGALVAVFDPAGRIVRFNRACENASGYDFPTLVGRYAWDKLIPRQEIPEAIETFERLRSGHFPAAYENQWLNRDGSIRRIAWSATALTDTQGQVAFIIATGIDVTTQRAAEATLRESEARYRQLVEGSLGMVCTHDLRGTLLSINTHGAETLGRSVEEMTGHNLEEFIVPEKKASMPAYLKKIGETGEAQGLLHLSHSDGEMRVVAYRNKLIVVPGRAPYVLGFGVDISEQVRAEGRLRTLTRQSDSILESVGDGIYGIDLDGKVTVVNSAAAQMLGYKQEEMLGRNMHQLIHHTRADGTPYASADSPIRKSLTNFATVRISNEIFWRKDGTSFPVEYVARPQVDSQSPDTNGVKALGVVVAFTDTTERRALDRMKDEFISTVSHELRTPLTSLRGALGLLAGGALTNRPEKTQQMLEIAISNSDRLVRLVNDILDLERISSGKTELHSTMCSAEDLLRRAAGVQQTRSPRPNIRIFFAAHGVNVWADPDRILQTLNNLISNAIKFSPEGSEIHLTARNIDENEALIEVRDQGRGIPADKLEHIFDRFQQGDASDSRAMGGTGLGLAICRSIVNQHGGRIWATSAPDQGTIFYFTLPTKPSTNLL, encoded by the coding sequence ATGAATGCTCTCCTGGTCAAAGACGAAGCGTTGCGAATCGAGGCCCTCAATCAGTACGAGGTACTCAACTCTGCGCCCGATCCCATCCTGGACGACCTGACAAGTCTGGCTGCACAGATATGCGACACACCGGTTGCTGCCGTCTCGCTGATAGGTTCGGACCGCATCTGGCTGCGCTCTCGATTTGGCATTGACTCACTCGACGTCTCCCTCGGTAGCCTGCCCTGCGAGACCACCATCCTCGGCGACACAGTTTACGAGATCTCCGACGCGCGCAATGATCCCGACTATGCACCAGACGGCATTGTTCTCGAAGGCCGTCCCTATCGCTTCTACGCCGGCGCACCGCTGACAACTCCGGGCGGAGTGAGCATCGGCGCACTGCTCGTATTGGACCGTCATGCCCGCACGCTGACTCCGGCCCAGTCGTCTGCGCTCAGTGTTCTCAGTCGCCAGGTAATCACGCGTCTGGAACTCAACGGTCGCATTCGACAGATGGATCGCGCGGCTCGCTCGCGACAGCGCGTCGAGTCCGCTCTTACAGTGGAGCGCAATTTTGTCTCGGCCGTTCTGGACACCGTAGGCGCGCTGGTCGCTGTGTTCGATCCAGCCGGCCGCATCGTACGTTTCAACCGTGCGTGCGAAAACGCCTCCGGGTACGACTTCCCCACCCTCGTCGGCCGCTATGCGTGGGACAAACTTATTCCGCGACAGGAGATTCCCGAAGCGATCGAGACCTTCGAACGTCTACGCTCCGGTCACTTCCCCGCCGCCTACGAAAATCAATGGCTCAACCGTGATGGCAGCATACGCCGCATCGCCTGGTCAGCGACCGCCCTCACCGATACACAGGGTCAGGTCGCATTCATCATTGCCACAGGCATCGATGTGACGACACAACGAGCAGCCGAAGCCACCTTGCGCGAGAGTGAAGCTCGTTACCGCCAGCTCGTCGAAGGTTCGCTGGGTATGGTCTGCACACACGACCTTCGCGGCACGCTACTGTCGATCAACACCCACGGCGCAGAGACATTGGGCCGCAGCGTGGAGGAGATGACCGGACACAATCTCGAAGAGTTCATTGTGCCGGAAAAGAAAGCTTCGATGCCTGCTTACCTCAAAAAAATAGGCGAAACTGGCGAAGCTCAAGGTCTTCTTCATCTTTCCCACAGCGATGGAGAGATGCGCGTCGTTGCCTATCGGAATAAGCTCATCGTCGTGCCTGGACGCGCCCCATACGTTCTTGGCTTCGGCGTCGACATCAGCGAGCAGGTTCGGGCGGAGGGCAGACTTCGTACGCTTACGCGGCAGTCGGACTCCATCCTCGAGTCGGTCGGCGATGGTATCTACGGTATCGACCTTGACGGCAAAGTCACGGTGGTCAACTCCGCTGCTGCTCAGATGCTTGGGTACAAACAAGAGGAGATGCTGGGCCGCAATATGCATCAACTCATTCATCACACTCGCGCGGACGGCACGCCCTATGCCTCTGCCGACTCACCCATCCGGAAGAGTCTCACCAACTTTGCCACCGTCCGCATCTCAAACGAGATCTTCTGGCGCAAAGACGGTACCTCTTTCCCGGTAGAGTACGTCGCGCGTCCGCAGGTCGATTCACAGTCTCCTGACACCAACGGCGTCAAAGCGCTTGGTGTCGTCGTTGCGTTCACCGATACAACCGAGCGTCGCGCCCTTGACCGCATGAAAGACGAGTTCATCTCCACCGTCTCTCACGAGCTTCGCACCCCGCTCACCTCGCTGCGCGGAGCACTCGGCCTCCTTGCAGGAGGCGCGCTGACCAATCGTCCAGAGAAGACCCAGCAGATGCTCGAGATCGCCATTAGCAACTCAGACAGGCTAGTGCGGCTGGTAAACGATATTCTCGATCTCGAGCGGATCAGCAGCGGTAAGACGGAATTGCATTCGACGATGTGCAGCGCTGAAGATCTGCTGCGACGAGCGGCGGGCGTTCAACAGACACGCTCCCCTCGACCAAATATCCGCATCTTCTTTGCGGCCCACGGCGTCAACGTCTGGGCCGATCCCGATCGCATTCTGCAGACACTGAACAATCTCATATCGAACGCAATCAAATTCTCTCCGGAGGGCAGCGAGATCCATCTCACTGCGCGAAACATCGACGAGAATGAAGCGCTGATCGAGGTTCGCGATCAGGGCCGAGGCATTCCTGCCGATAAGCTCGAACACATCTTCGACCGCTTCCAGCAAGGTGATGCCTCGGACTCACGCGCGATGGGCGGCACAGGTCTGGGCCTTGCAATATGTCGCAGCATCGTAAACCAGCACGGCGGCCGCATCTGGGCCACCAGCGCCCCTGACCAAGGTACTATCTTCTACTTCACGCTTCCTACCAAACCCAGCACCAACCTGCTTTAG
- a CDS encoding NUDIX domain-containing protein yields MTKKSKRSAGLLMYRKPKDELEVFLVHPGGPLWEKKDQGAWTVPKGEYEENEEPLAAAQREFFEETGFIASGDFIELGFVRQKSGKVVIAWAFEGDCDPAQLVSNTCEIEWPPKSKKRLEIPEVDEGRWFTLSTARQLIRLEQVPLLDILENRLAPNGL; encoded by the coding sequence ATGACCAAAAAATCGAAACGCAGCGCCGGGCTACTCATGTATCGCAAGCCCAAAGACGAGCTGGAAGTGTTTCTTGTTCATCCTGGCGGCCCCCTCTGGGAGAAGAAGGATCAGGGCGCTTGGACGGTTCCGAAGGGTGAGTATGAAGAAAACGAAGAACCGCTCGCAGCGGCGCAGCGCGAGTTTTTCGAGGAGACTGGATTCATTGCAAGCGGCGACTTTATCGAGCTGGGTTTCGTCCGACAAAAGAGCGGAAAAGTCGTCATTGCCTGGGCGTTTGAGGGAGACTGCGACCCAGCCCAACTTGTGAGCAACACCTGCGAGATTGAGTGGCCTCCGAAGTCGAAGAAACGCCTTGAAATCCCAGAGGTCGACGAGGGACGTTGGTTTACTCTTTCCACCGCCCGACAGCTCATCCGGCTCGAACAAGTGCCGCTCTTAGACATCTTAGAGAATAGACTTGCGCCTAACGGGCTTTAG
- the sppA gene encoding signal peptide peptidase SppA yields the protein MQEDFSTPPPPPPAPPYARASQYPYPQTYGSIPPRRRSAWFYIGIIAGSLAAVFLLVTGMVWFTMRSMTGNSAGLGLGSESIAVIDISGAILSPETIDNQLRKFGDDSSVKAILLHINSPGGGAAASQEIYHEVLRVRRESHKKVVASIESVGASGAYYIASACDRIYANDASVVGSIGVIMEWTNYGDLLRWAKLKNVVIHAGELKDAGDPSRDLTPKEEIYFQSLVDNMYTQFIHDVATGRHTTDDKIKPLATGQVWTGQQSLPLGLIDKVGGYQVALMETAREAGISGEPNVVRPAKNKRGLFTLLADDGEDLFPNPGQMLNRAPGFYFMWK from the coding sequence ATGCAGGAAGACTTTTCAACACCCCCGCCACCACCGCCAGCGCCTCCCTACGCCCGGGCTTCGCAATACCCCTATCCGCAAACGTACGGTTCCATACCACCGCGACGTCGATCCGCGTGGTTTTATATCGGCATTATCGCTGGCTCTCTGGCAGCGGTCTTTTTGCTCGTCACCGGTATGGTCTGGTTCACCATGCGTTCAATGACCGGAAATTCAGCCGGCCTCGGGCTTGGCTCTGAAAGTATCGCCGTTATCGACATCTCAGGTGCGATCCTGTCTCCTGAGACCATCGACAATCAGTTACGCAAGTTTGGCGACGACTCGTCCGTGAAGGCGATCCTTCTGCACATCAATTCACCTGGCGGTGGAGCGGCGGCCTCGCAGGAGATCTACCATGAGGTACTACGGGTGCGGCGGGAGAGTCACAAAAAGGTCGTTGCCTCGATCGAGTCGGTCGGCGCCTCGGGCGCGTACTACATTGCGAGCGCCTGCGACAGAATTTACGCGAACGATGCCTCTGTTGTCGGATCGATTGGCGTCATTATGGAGTGGACCAACTACGGCGACCTGCTGCGCTGGGCCAAGCTAAAGAACGTGGTGATACACGCCGGAGAGTTGAAGGACGCTGGCGACCCGAGCCGAGATCTGACTCCCAAGGAGGAGATCTACTTTCAGTCGCTGGTCGACAACATGTACACGCAATTTATTCATGACGTCGCGACGGGACGCCACACCACTGACGATAAGATTAAACCGCTGGCGACGGGCCAGGTCTGGACCGGGCAGCAGTCGCTTCCACTAGGCTTAATCGACAAGGTCGGCGGCTACCAGGTAGCGCTCATGGAAACGGCAAGGGAAGCTGGAATCTCTGGGGAACCAAACGTGGTGCGCCCTGCAAAAAATAAGCGAGGGCTGTTCACGTTGCTCGCCGACGACGGCGAAGACCTCTTTCCAAACCCTGGCCAGATGTTGAACCGTGCCCCAGGTTTTTACTTCATGTGGAAGTAA
- a CDS encoding dicarboxylate/amino acid:cation symporter, with product MLKTNFQHILLLSAAILLSVGISLGLIHGPGMHHAGVILRCGAIVFLALFALRRRSLTPWIFVAMVAGAELGFDAPVLATSLRVFSDIFLRLIKTIVAPLILATLVTGIAGHGDLKSVGRMGIKSLIYFEVVTTLALVIGLAAINLSHAGVGLTLPATTSGETVSAPPRTHWQEFLLHVFPENIAKSIAEGQILQVAVFAVFFGIALASLDEKKRTPVLHLFESLSEVMFKFTNVVMYFAPIGVGAAMAFTVGQMGLGVLVNLGKLLLTLYGALVGFGLLVLLPAALIFRVPVRRFLAAVGEPASIAFATSTSEAALPRAMESMEALGVPRRIVAFVIPAGYSFNLDGSTIYLAVASIFVAQAAGVHLSLGQQLLMMVTLMLTSKGVAGVPRAILVVLLATASTFHLPTEPIFVILGIDALADMARTTVNVVGNCLASVVVAKWEGEFGTEPISEVVLEGITE from the coding sequence ATGTTAAAGACGAACTTTCAACACATTCTGTTGCTTTCGGCTGCGATTTTACTGTCTGTCGGAATCTCGCTGGGATTGATCCACGGCCCGGGAATGCACCATGCTGGGGTGATTCTGCGGTGTGGCGCAATCGTGTTCCTGGCGCTCTTTGCGCTCCGGCGCCGCTCCCTGACGCCGTGGATCTTTGTCGCCATGGTGGCGGGTGCTGAATTGGGATTCGATGCGCCGGTGCTGGCGACCAGCCTTCGCGTCTTCAGCGACATCTTCCTGCGGCTCATCAAGACCATCGTAGCGCCGCTGATTCTCGCGACACTGGTGACTGGCATTGCCGGTCACGGAGACCTGAAGAGCGTGGGCCGCATGGGCATCAAGAGCCTGATTTACTTCGAAGTCGTTACCACGCTGGCTCTCGTCATTGGCCTTGCGGCAATCAATCTCAGCCACGCCGGAGTGGGCTTGACCCTTCCTGCAACGACTTCCGGTGAGACGGTCTCCGCACCTCCGCGGACTCATTGGCAGGAGTTCCTCCTGCACGTCTTTCCGGAAAACATTGCCAAGTCGATAGCGGAGGGCCAGATCCTCCAAGTGGCCGTCTTCGCAGTCTTCTTTGGGATTGCGCTTGCGAGTCTGGATGAAAAAAAACGCACGCCGGTGCTGCACTTGTTCGAGAGTTTGAGCGAGGTAATGTTCAAATTTACCAACGTTGTCATGTACTTCGCCCCCATCGGCGTAGGGGCGGCCATGGCCTTTACCGTAGGTCAGATGGGACTTGGAGTCCTCGTCAATTTAGGCAAACTGCTCCTCACCCTTTATGGAGCGTTAGTCGGATTCGGCCTCCTTGTTTTGCTACCTGCGGCCCTCATCTTTCGTGTTCCGGTTCGTCGATTTCTCGCGGCTGTGGGGGAGCCTGCAAGCATCGCCTTTGCAACCTCAACCAGTGAGGCAGCTCTCCCGCGTGCCATGGAGTCGATGGAGGCTCTCGGGGTTCCGCGCCGAATTGTAGCGTTCGTCATCCCTGCCGGTTACAGCTTCAACCTCGACGGCTCCACGATCTATCTCGCCGTCGCCAGCATCTTTGTGGCGCAGGCAGCGGGAGTTCATCTGTCGCTTGGTCAGCAACTTCTGATGATGGTGACCCTCATGCTGACCAGCAAAGGAGTCGCTGGCGTTCCCCGCGCAATCCTGGTCGTCCTGCTTGCGACAGCGTCAACTTTCCACCTACCCACTGAGCCGATCTTTGTCATCCTCGGTATCGATGCGCTTGCCGATATGGCCCGAACTACCGTCAACGTGGTTGGAAACTGCCTAGCCAGCGTCGTCGTAGCGAAATGGGAAGGAGAGTTTGGTACGGAGCCGATCTCAGAGGTGGTGCTCGAAGGTATAACCGAATGA
- a CDS encoding HU family DNA-binding protein — translation MTKADLVDKVTALGDLTRRDGEVIVDTLFDAVIGALKTGDKIEIRGFGSFRTRQRNARTGRNPKTGAKVDVPAKRVPFFKPSKELRDSVNPNGAIKSKPVASKKVDKEHIDPHHPPAM, via the coding sequence ATGACTAAAGCCGACCTTGTTGATAAAGTGACCGCTCTTGGAGACCTGACCCGCCGTGATGGGGAGGTTATTGTCGATACGCTCTTCGATGCCGTCATCGGCGCGCTGAAGACCGGAGACAAGATCGAGATTCGCGGCTTCGGTAGCTTCCGAACCCGCCAGCGCAATGCCCGAACGGGCCGCAATCCGAAGACTGGTGCCAAGGTCGATGTTCCGGCCAAGCGGGTTCCCTTCTTCAAGCCATCGAAGGAACTGCGCGATTCGGTAAACCCGAACGGCGCCATAAAATCCAAGCCCGTGGCCTCGAAAAAGGTTGATAAAGAACACATCGATCCACACCATCCGCCTGCGATGTAA